Proteins found in one Thermaerobacter subterraneus DSM 13965 genomic segment:
- a CDS encoding response regulator transcription factor translates to MLKILVATGRPLVREGLQRILEGAPGLQVVGHAAGPEPLLDRVRELVPDVVLLDLSLAAGDARELVGRIGRMPGSPVVVGITDRADPHALLGLVQAGLGGYLLANREAAGLSEAIRACTAGIFVIDAEIMSELASDSPLYRYVPAPEEVERARLLSQRELEVLSRIARGKTTAQVARELFISPKTVRNHLSHIMQKLGVRDRTQAVLFALRVGLIRRHDLLG, encoded by the coding sequence ATGTTGAAGATCCTCGTTGCAACGGGCCGGCCGCTGGTCCGGGAAGGCCTGCAGCGCATCCTGGAGGGCGCCCCCGGGCTGCAGGTGGTGGGGCACGCCGCCGGACCTGAGCCGCTGCTCGACCGGGTGCGCGAGCTGGTCCCCGATGTGGTGCTGCTGGATTTGAGCCTGGCCGCCGGCGACGCGCGGGAGCTGGTGGGGCGGATCGGGCGCATGCCCGGTTCGCCCGTGGTGGTGGGCATCACGGACCGGGCCGACCCCCACGCGCTGCTGGGGCTGGTGCAGGCCGGTCTGGGCGGCTACCTGCTGGCCAACCGGGAAGCGGCCGGCCTGTCCGAGGCCATTCGCGCCTGCACGGCCGGGATCTTCGTGATCGATGCCGAGATCATGTCCGAGCTGGCCAGCGACTCGCCCCTCTACCGTTATGTTCCCGCCCCCGAAGAAGTGGAGCGGGCGCGGCTTTTGAGCCAGCGGGAGCTGGAGGTGCTGAGCCGCATCGCCCGCGGCAAGACCACCGCCCAGGTGGCTCGCGAGCTCTTCATCAGCCCCAAGACGGTGCGGAACCACCTGAGCCACATCATGCAGAAGCTGGGGGTGCGCGACCGGACCCAGGCGGTGCTGTTCGCCCTGCGGGTGGGACTGATCCGCCGCCACGACCTTCTGGGATAG
- the selD gene encoding selenide, water dikinase SelD: MEALRLTQLTGKAGUGCKLGPAELAQVLRHLSPEQVDDPRLLVGLESGDDAGVYRLSDRIALVQTVDFFTPIVDDPVLFGEIAAANALSDVYAMGGRPLTALNLVGFSVSRYGADTLAAILRGGAAKVREAGAVIVGGHTIDDAEPKYGLAVTGVVDPDQVWTNKGARPGDVLILTKPIGTGVLSTALKRDLAPPAAVEAMVETMRTLNRAAAEAGQAVGGIHAATDVTGFGLLGHASHIARESGVALVIEAEAVPVLPGARELAERDVFPGGSRANRQHYGSVVEFRRALPQWEKGLLFDAVTSGGLLLVVEPARAGALLEELHRRGVRAARRIGRVEGEPAGRVVVE, translated from the coding sequence GTGGAGGCGCTGCGGCTGACGCAGCTCACCGGCAAGGCCGGCTGAGGGTGCAAGCTCGGCCCGGCCGAGCTGGCGCAGGTCCTGCGCCACCTATCCCCCGAGCAGGTCGACGATCCCCGCCTGCTGGTGGGGCTGGAGAGCGGCGACGACGCCGGGGTGTACCGGCTCTCCGACCGGATCGCCCTGGTCCAGACGGTGGACTTCTTCACGCCCATCGTCGATGATCCCGTGCTCTTCGGCGAGATCGCCGCCGCCAACGCCCTGAGCGACGTCTACGCCATGGGCGGCCGCCCGCTGACGGCCCTGAACCTGGTGGGCTTTTCCGTGAGCCGCTACGGGGCGGACACCCTGGCGGCCATCCTGAGGGGTGGCGCCGCCAAGGTGCGCGAGGCAGGGGCGGTGATCGTCGGCGGGCACACCATCGACGACGCGGAACCCAAGTACGGCCTGGCCGTCACCGGCGTGGTCGACCCGGACCAGGTGTGGACGAACAAGGGCGCCCGTCCCGGCGACGTGCTGATCTTGACCAAGCCCATCGGCACGGGCGTCTTGAGCACCGCCCTGAAGCGCGACCTGGCGCCCCCGGCGGCGGTGGAGGCCATGGTGGAGACGATGCGCACCCTGAACCGGGCCGCCGCCGAGGCCGGGCAAGCGGTGGGCGGCATCCACGCCGCCACCGACGTGACGGGCTTCGGGCTTTTGGGGCATGCCAGCCACATCGCCCGGGAAAGCGGCGTGGCGCTGGTCATCGAGGCCGAGGCGGTGCCGGTGCTGCCGGGCGCCCGCGAGCTGGCGGAGCGGGACGTCTTCCCCGGCGGCAGCCGGGCCAACCGCCAGCATTACGGCAGCGTGGTGGAGTTCCGGCGGGCCCTTCCCCAGTGGGAGAAGGGGCTGCTGTTCGACGCCGTCACCTCGGGCGGCCTCCTGCTGGTGGTCGAACCGGCCCGCGCCGGTGCCCTGCTGGAGGAACTCCACCGCCGGGGGGTCCGTGCGGCCCGGCGCATCGGCCGGGTGGAAGGGGAACCCGCCGGGCGGGTCGTGGTGGAGTAG
- a CDS encoding GNAT family N-acetyltransferase — protein MWSVEPAAPADAVQVLEVTRRAFRRYEGKYPVAPEPLQDDLARVQDDIGRGRVWVARNGGRVIGVVRARPLAGRQEAWEIYGLAVDPEYSQLDVGTSLVRAVEDRLRPQGVRALHLQTGLRDAPAIEFWYRVGYRPYRLDADPDPAGGYDRVWFAKEFA, from the coding sequence GTGTGGAGCGTTGAACCCGCCGCGCCGGCCGACGCCGTCCAGGTGCTGGAGGTCACCCGCAGGGCCTTCCGGCGGTACGAGGGCAAGTACCCGGTGGCCCCCGAGCCGCTGCAGGATGACCTGGCGCGGGTCCAGGACGACATCGGCCGGGGCCGGGTGTGGGTGGCGCGCAACGGCGGGCGGGTGATCGGGGTGGTGCGGGCCCGGCCCCTGGCGGGCCGGCAGGAGGCCTGGGAGATCTACGGGCTGGCGGTGGACCCCGAGTACTCCCAGCTGGACGTCGGCACCTCCCTGGTCCGCGCGGTGGAAGACCGGCTCCGCCCGCAGGGGGTCCGGGCCCTGCACCTGCAGACGGGATTGCGCGACGCGCCGGCCATCGAGTTCTGGTACCGGGTCGGGTACCGCCCGTACCGGCTCGATGCCGATCCGGATCCCGCCGGCGGGTACGACCGGGTCTGGTTTGCCAAGGAATTCGCCTAG
- a CDS encoding gamma carbonic anhydrase family protein, producing MSLYRLGDQVPHVAPTAYVAPGARVIGRVVLDEHSSVWFGAVLRADLDLIHVGAGSNVQDNAVLHVNAGEPCRIGRDVTIGHGAIVHGCTVEDECLIGMGAVVLSRARIGRGSLVGAGALVPEGMVVPPGSLVLGVPARVVRSLTPEEQAEIRAAAARYRENAQRFARGLELLPVPPAGPGGQPGS from the coding sequence ATGAGCCTGTACCGGCTTGGTGACCAGGTGCCGCACGTGGCCCCCACCGCCTACGTGGCGCCGGGTGCCCGGGTGATCGGCCGCGTGGTCCTGGACGAGCACAGCAGCGTCTGGTTCGGCGCCGTCCTGCGCGCGGATCTCGACCTCATCCACGTGGGTGCGGGCAGCAACGTGCAGGACAACGCCGTTCTCCACGTCAACGCCGGGGAGCCCTGCCGCATCGGCCGGGACGTGACCATCGGCCACGGCGCCATCGTCCACGGCTGCACCGTGGAGGACGAGTGCCTCATCGGCATGGGGGCCGTGGTGCTGAGCCGTGCCCGCATCGGCCGCGGAAGCCTGGTGGGAGCAGGCGCCCTGGTTCCCGAGGGCATGGTGGTCCCGCCGGGGAGCCTGGTGCTGGGCGTGCCGGCCCGGGTGGTCCGCTCCCTGACGCCGGAAGAACAGGCCGAAATCCGCGCCGCGGCGGCCCGTTACCGGGAGAACGCGCAGCGCTTCGCCCGCGGCCTCGAGCTCCTCCCGGTCCCGCCCGCCGGGCCGGGAGGGCAGCCGGGCTCCTGA